One window of Trifolium pratense cultivar HEN17-A07 linkage group LG5, ARS_RC_1.1, whole genome shotgun sequence genomic DNA carries:
- the LOC123883990 gene encoding disease resistance protein RPV1-like translates to MSVLKYDVFLSFRGEDTRGNFTSHLHKELCRKNIKIFIVYGLERGDEISQALYKAIEESTIYVVILSEHYASSSWCLDELTEILKFKERYGRQVIPVFYKVDPSNVRHQRQSYADDLVKHHQRFGGKVDTWKASLTQVAGLSGWDSQATRPESTLVTEIVKDISKKLNNCFLSDPEGITGIDMHIEQIQSLLCLELPTVCIIGIWGMGGIGKTTIANAIFEILATQFSSKSLIRNVKQEIERVGLSHVKNEYLSQLLNERIASSESNSYDQRLKRTKGLIVFDDVKDADQLKDLIGTHRKFGQGSRIIMTSRDRQVLENANADEIYQVREMDYQDSLQLFCLLAFKQNHPIESFASLTEKVLDYAKGLPLALKVLGSLLYGRTKEAWKSELQKLEKLPDLKIFRLLKLSYDGLDEEQKDIFLDIACFHRGELEKDVALTLNSCGFFAYIGMDVLKDRCLISISDDTIWMHDLIQEMGHEIVRLQGVNDPGKRSRLWKYEDVYDVIRTREQMRSSVYFVI, encoded by the exons ATGTCTGTTCTAAAGTATGATGTGTTCCTGAGTTTTAGAGGAGAGGATACTCGTGGCAACTTCACAAGTCATCTTCATAAAGAATTGTGTAggaaaaacattaaaatattcATAGTTTATGGACTTGAGAGAGGTGATGAGATTTCCCAAGCACTGTACAAAGCAATAGAAGAATCAACAATTTATGTGGTCATTTTGTCAGAACACTATGCTTCTTCAAGTTGGTGCTTAGATGAACTGACAGAGATACTGAAATTTAAGGAGAGATATGGAAGGCAAGTCATACCGGTGTTCTATAAGGTGGATCCATCAAATGTTAGGCATCAGAGACAGAGTTATGCAGATGATTTAGTTAAGCATCATCAACGATTTGGTGGCAAAGTGGATACGTGGAAGGCTTCTCTAACCCAAGTAGCTGGACTTTCAGGCTGGGATTCACAAGCAACCAG ACCAGAAAGCACACTTGTTACAGAGATTGTGAAAGATATTTcgaaaaaattgaacaattgtTTCTTAAGTGATCCTGAAGGAATAACTGGAATTGACATGCATATTGAACAAATTCAATCCTTGTTGTGCCTCGAGTTACCGACTGTTTGTATCATAGGAATATGGGGCATGGGAGGGATAGGCAAAACAACAATTGCCAATGCAATCTTTGAAATACTTGCAACTCAGTTCAGTTCCAAAAGCCTTATTCGAAATGTTAAACAAGAAATAGAAAGAGTTGGACTATCCCATGTAAAAAATGAATACTTATCACAACTTCTAAATGAAAGAATTGCATCCTCTGAATCCAATTCTTACGATCAAAGGCTGAAACGAACAAAGGGTCTCATTGTTTTTGATGATGTGAAAGATGCAGATCAACTTAAAGATTTAATTGGAACACATCGTAAGTTTGGCCAGGGGAGTAGAATTATTATGACTAGTAGAGACAGGCAAGTGCTTGAGAATGCCAATGCTGATGAAATATATCAAGTTAGGGAAATGGATTATCAAGATTCTCTACAACTCTTCTGTTTATTAGCCTTTAAACAAAACCATCCAATAGAATCTTTTGCGAGCTTAACAGAAAAGGTTTTAGATTATGCCAAAGGGCTTCCATTAGCTCTCAAAGTTTTGGGCTCATTGCTTTATGGAAGAACAAAGGAAGCATGGAAAAGTGAGTTGCAAAAGCTGGAAAAGCTTCCCGATCTTAAAATTTTTAGATTGTTGAAATTAAGTTATGATGGACTTGATGAAGAACAAAAGGATATATTTCTTGACATAGCTTGCTTCCATAGAGGAGAATTGGAGAAAGATGTAGCACTAACATTGAACTCTTGTGGTTTCTTTGCTTACATCGGAATGGATGTTCTCAAAGATAGGTGCCTTATATCTATTTCAGATGATACTATTTGGATGCATGATCTAATACAAGAAATGGGGCATGAAATTGTACGGCTTCAAGGTGTCAATGATCCTGGAAAACGCAGTCGATTATGGAAGTATGAGGATGTTTATGATGTTATAAGAACAAG GGAACAGATGAGATCCAGTGTATATTTTGTGATATAA
- the LOC123883991 gene encoding uncharacterized protein LOC123883991 yields the protein MPTECCLGFIKTNPNFDPLSQKHSSFPISLRFKCCTATPTTTITITASESKSKSKSDRYPFPVSYLINNFDFSPESALKYFNNGHLGFNTVEKPNSVINFFLNNGFSHSDIRIIIRKSPSLLSSRPHKRLLPKFEFFLSKGVSSSDFVPLLTANPQILRSSLENRIIPLFELLSKFLKTNKDIIACLIICSQLSAHPCERIVANINLLTDFGVCNSAIARLFKTRPSIFGSTDLIKSLEEVKGLGFDPSVINFGIALMAKKGMSEKLWDEKVDTFKKWGWSDEVVSRAFRSHPAVMLVSIDKINLVMSFWVNQLGWNSLAITKKPLVLSYSLEKRIIPRALVLQYLLMKGLRKKDASLVNPFNYTEDLFLDKFVFSFKEESDYLLKLYEEKMKLANTKEKKGMPSTT from the coding sequence ATGCCCACCGAATGTTGTTTAGGGTTCATCAAAACAAACCCTAATTTCGACCCTCTTTCTCAAAAACACTCTTCGTTCCCAATTTCACTCAGATTCAAATGCTGCACCgcaacaccaacaacaacaataacaataacagcatcagaatcaaaatcaaaatcaaaatcagacaGGTACCCATTCCCTGTATCATATCTCATCAACAATTTCGATTTCTCACCTGAATCAGCTCTCAAATATTTCAACAACGGCCATCTTGGTTTCAATACCGTTGAAAAACCTAATTCAGTTATCAACTTCTTTCTTAACAATGGATTTTCACATTCCGACATACGCATCATCATCAGAAAATCACCATCGTTACTTTCATCAAGACCCCATAAAAGGTTATTgccaaagtttgaattttttctatcCAAAGGTGTTTCTTCATCTGATTTTGTTCCATTGTTAACTGCAAACCCTCAAATTTTACGAAGTAGCTTGGAGAACCGAATAATCCCTCTTTTTGAATTATTAAGTAAGTTCTTGAAAACCAACAAGGATATCATTGCTTGCTTAATTATATGTTCGCAATTATCGGCTCATCCCTGTGAACGTATTGTGGCTAATATCAATTTGTTGACTGATTTTGGAGTTTGTAATTCTGCCATTGCAAGATTGTTTAAAACAAGGCCGTCTATATTTGGTTCAACTGATTTGATTAAGTCTTTGGAGGAAGttaagggtttagggtttgatCCTTCAGTGATTAATTTTGGGATAGCTTTGATGGCCAAGAAAGGTATGAGTGAAAAACTTTGGGATGAGAAAGTTGATACCTTCAAGAAATGGGGTTGGTCTGATGAAGTTGTTTCTCGTGCATTTAGGTCACATCCTGCTGTTATGTTGGTTTCAATTGATAAGATTAATTTGGTGATGAGTTTTTGGGTTAATCAATTGGGTTGGAATTCCTTGGCAATTACTAAAAAGCCACTTGttttaagttatagtttggAGAAAAGGATCATTCCAAGGGCATTAGTTCTGCAATATCTTCTGATGAAAGGTTTGAGAAAAAAGGATGCAAGCTTAGTTAACCCATTTAATTATACTGAGGATTTGTTTTTGGACAAGTTTGTTTTCTCCTTTAAAGAGGAATCTGATTATCTATTAAAGCTATATGAggaaaaaatgaaacttgcaaatACAAAGGAGAAAAAGGGCATGCCATCCACCACATGA
- the LOC123885180 gene encoding uncharacterized protein LOC123885180 — MEERNKGNFELLSSAFCKTATQRNSHYSKQTMSFICPPNVVLGFIKTNPKFDPLSQKHSSFPISLRFKCCTATTASESDRYPFPVSYLINNFDFSPKSALIYFKNNHLRFDTVEKPNSVINFFINNGFSHSDICIIIRKAPWLLSEEPHESLLPKFQFFLSKGVTSSDIVSLLTANPRSLKVSLEKRIIPLFELFSKFMKTNKDVVCLIRHLYSFDRAPHDLIVANINLMTDFGVCNSAIARLVQSRPYIFGSTDLIKSLEEVKGLGFDPSRTTFAAALIAKKCMSKKHWDEKVDTFKKWGWSDKDIVKTFRSHPDLLSTSIDKINLVMSFWVNQLGWNSLVLTKCPNMFTYSLHKRIIPRASVLQFLLMKGLLEKKASLVNPFKHSENLFLEKFVFSFKEESDYLLELYEEKLKLAKTKEKNGMPSTNIVLL; from the coding sequence atggaagagagaaataaaggGAATTTTGAACTCTTATCCTCTGCATTCTGCAAGACTGCAACACAAAGAAACTCTCATTATTCCAAACAAACCATGTCGTTTATATGCCCACCGAATGTTGTTTTAGGGTTCATCAAAACAAACCCTAAATTCGACCCTCTTTCTCAAAAACACTCTTCGTTCCCAATTTCACTCAGATTCAAATGCTGCACCGCAACAACAGCATCAGAATCAGACAGGTACCCATTCCCTGTATCATACCTCATCAACAACTTCGATTTCTCACCTAAATCAGCTCTcatatatttcaaaaacaacCATCTTCGTTTCGATACCGTTGAAAAACCTAATTCAGTTATCAACTTCTTTATAAACAATGGATTTTCACATTCCGACATATGCATCATCATCAGAAAAGCACCATGGTTACTTTCAGAAGAACCCCATGAAAGCTTATTgccaaagtttcaattttttctatCCAAAGGCGTTACTTCTTCTGATATTGTGTCATTGTTGACAGCAAACCCTAGAAGTTTAAAAGTTAGCTTGGAGAAACGAATAATCCCTCTTTTTGAATTATTTAGTAAGTTTATGAAAACCAACAAGGATGTGGTTTGCTTAATTAGACATTTGTATTCATTTGACCGTGCTCCACATGACCTTATTGTGGCTAATATCAATTTGATGACTGATTTTGGAGTTTGCAATTCTGCCATTGCAAGATTGGTTCAATCAAGGCCATATATATTTGGTTCAACTGATTTGATTAAGTCATTGGAGGAAGttaagggtttagggtttgatCCTTCAAGGACTACTTTTGCAGCTGCTTTGATAGCCAAGAAAtgtatgagtaaaaaacattgGGATGAGAAAGTTGATACCTTTAAGAAATGGGGTTGGTCTGATAAAGATATTGTTAAAACATTTAGGTCTCATCCTGATCTGTTGTCTACTTCCATTGATAAGATTAATTTGGTGATGAGTTTTTGGGTTAATCAATTGGGTTGGAATTCCTTGGTACTTACTAAATGTCCAAATATGTTTACTTATAGTTTACATAAAAGGATCATTCCAAGGGCCTCAGTTCTGCAATTTCTTCTGATGAAAGGTTTGCTAGAAAAGAAAGCAAGCTTAGTTAACCCATTTAAGCATTCTGAGAATTTGTTTTtggaaaagtttgttttttcctttaagGAGGAGTCTGATTATCTATTAGAGTTATATGAGGAAAAATTGAAACTTGCAAAGACAAAGGAGAAAAATGGCATGCCATCTACCAACATTGTTCTTTTGTGA
- the LOC123884715 gene encoding uncharacterized protein LOC123884715 — MLKWFLHKNVALDLITTKSQSTTPKFNPLLQHLYSSFSFRYCSTTTTTSPSQSQSESESDRHPFPVSYLINDFGFSTQSALKAFNKKQVRFNTLEKPNSVITFFKSHGFSYSKICIIIRKQPWLLSLDPRKRLLPKFKFFLSKGVSSSDIVSLLTENPRILQFGLGKRIIPLFELLSRYLKTNKDVIVCLIRHSSSFSVCPCRRIVANIKLMRDFGVCDSAIERLFQTRPSIFGSNDLIKSLEEVKGSGFDPSMTIFGTALMTIWDYKFDTFKKWGWSNQTVIRVFRFHPDLLSTSIDKINLVMNFWVNQLGWDSLALIKCPHMFGYSLHKRIIPRASVLQYLLTKGLLEKNASLVKPFTYSEKLFLSKFVFRFKESDYLLKLYEDKMKLEYTEEKNNGMPFTK; from the coding sequence ATGTTGAAATGGTTTCTCCACAAGAATGTTGCTTTAGATCTAATCACAACAAAATCACAATCAACAACCCCAAAATTCAACCCTCTTCTTCAACATTTGTATTCCTCATTTTCATTCAGATATTGCAGCACAACAACAACCACATCACCATCACAATCacaatcagaatcagaatcagatagACATCCATTTCCAGTATCATACCTCATCAACGATTTTGGTTTCTCAACTCAATCAGCTCTCAAAGCTTTCAACAAAAAACAGGTTCGTTTCAATACCCTAGAAAAACCTAATTCAGTTATCACATTTTTCAAAAGCCATGGTTTTTCATACTCCAAGATATGTATCATCATTAGAAAACAACCATGGTTACTTTCATTAGATCCCCGCAAAAGGTTATTGccaaagtttaaattttttctatcCAAAGGTGTTTCTTCCTCTGATATTGTTTCATTGTTGACAGAAAACCCTAGAATTTTACAATTTGGCTTGGGGAAACGAATAATCCCTCTTTTTGAATTATTAAGTAGATACTTGAAAACCAATAAGGATGTCATTGTTTGCTTAATTCGACATTCGTCTTCATTTTCTGTTTGTCCCTGTCGTCGTATTGTGGCTAATATCAAATTGATGAGAGATTTTGGGGTATGTGATTCTGCCATTGAGAGATTGTTTCAAACAAGGCCGTCTATATTTGGTTCAAATGATTTGATTAAGTCATTGGAGGAAGTTAAGGGTTCAGGGTTTGATCCTTCAATGACTATTTTTGGGACTGCTTTGATGACCATTTGGGATTATAAATTTGATACCTTTAAGAAATGGGGTTGGTCTAATCAAACTGTTATTCGAGTATTTAGGTTTCATCCTGATCTGTTGTCTACTTCCATTGATAAGATTAATTTGGTGATGAATTTTTGGGTCAATCAATTGGGTTGGGATTCCTTGGCACTTATTAAATGTCCACATATGTTTGGTTATAGTTTACATAAAAGGATCATTCCAAGAGCCTCAGTGTTGCAATATCTTTTGACGAAAGGTCTGCTAGAAAAGAATGCAAGCTTAGTTAAGCCATTTACTTATTCTGAGAAGTTGTTCTTGAGCAAGTTTGTTTTTAGGTTTAAGGAGTCTGATTATCTATTAAAGCTATATGAGGACAAAATGAAACTTGAATACACAGAGGAGAAGAACAATGGCATGCCGTTCACTAAATAG